In Brassica napus cultivar Da-Ae chromosome A3, Da-Ae, whole genome shotgun sequence, the sequence TAGGTTgaacccaaaatttttttttcttataaacccaatatataccaaattatatcaaatttagctaaaatatataaaaattcatgaaCCAAATTAACCTAGATTCAtaacaatttaaaaagattttaacTGAAGTTggaccagaaaaaaaaacatccatTAGTTTTGATAGCAATAAATACAAACTGATCCGAATGAACCGAAGTTAGAACATGATTAATGAGAGATTCTTAGAATGTGGGTTCTTcacggaatataagaaactgtttcttaatttttgactaaaaaagctaagaatcgGTTTCTTCCCCATTAAACATGCACTTAGCTATAGACTCTAGTTAAGTCTCTTAATTTCTTCTTTTATAGTTATACAATTTGTTTAGTTAAAGAGTCTTTGTGctaaacaaaaacttaaacaatagATAAGCCTTATTGGGCCTATTGAGTCTATCCAAAACATATGGCCCAATTAGACAAAACGCCACGACAAAACTCCGTCACTGGCTTCAACTCATCGGTGGTGTTTAGCTTCCCCCTCCGACGCTGCTGAATATGCAGATCTCTTTCCCCCCCTTAGACGGCCTTTAACAACCTCAAATTCCACCGATCCTCACTCCTCCCTCGAAGATCTTTCTCTTCCGGTGACTAAATCAGGTACCTTTCTTCCAAATTCGAAACCctagatctctctctcttctctctatcgtCTTCTCAGATGGGTGACAGTGAAGACGAAACCGGATACCCAAAGAAGTTCTACCCTCTGAATCGTCAAACCCATCCCATGTACACCCGGCCCATTCCCAAGCGCCACGCGTATTAccacgaagaagaagacgacgagGAGGACCAAGAAGACGACGTAGgagtaggaggaggaggaggatacAGTCATCGCGAGAGGTTTCAAAAGAGGCTTAAACCGACTAAACCGGTTCCCGGTTACGACTTCGGCTCCGGTGCGAGCGAGACGAAAGCCGAGCAAGAGGCGTTCGTGGTGCTGGAGGTGTGGGGAGACAGGTTCTTGCAGTTGGGTCGGAGGAGCTTGAGGAACGAGGACTGGAACGAGGTCGCGGAGAAAGTCAGCGAGGAGCTTCGGTCGGAGAGGTCGGAGACGCAGTGTCGGAGAATGGTCGATAACTTGAAGAGGAAGTATAAGAAGGAGAAGGTCAAGGTGGACAAGTTAGGGTTGGGTTCGAGCAAGTGGTCGTTTTTCAACAAGATGGATATGTTGCTCGGCGGTGGCGGTTCTTCGGCTAAACCGGAGTTCGGTTTAGCCTGTGGGGTTGATTCGGGGGAGTTTGTGTTTATGAACACTAAGGTTTATTTGGAGAAGAGTAATGGTTTTGATGAGATGATGGATAGTCCTGGTGATTCggaggaggatgatgatgaggaggaggaggttgagtatgagaggaggaggaagaaggggGACGATGCGGCGTCGTATAAGCTCTTGGCGGAGTCGGTTGAGAGGTTTGGCAAGGTTTATGAGAAGATGGAGAGGAGTAAGAAGGAGCAGATGAAGGAGTTGGAGAAGATGAGAGGTGAGTTTCAGAGGGATTTGGAGTTGCAGAAGAAACAGATTGTGGAGAGAGCTCAGTCTGAGATCGCTAGGCTAcgtgaagaagaggaggagaacgAGACTcatcatgatgatgatggtggtgagaGTGAAGATGAGGGGATGGACAATGATTCTGATGTCAATCTCAGTGATTGAATCATTTAATAACACTaggtttgtgtgtttgttttatTAGATTCAAGAAagattatgtttttgtttttcgtcTTGGGGGAATTCAGAATTATTAAGTTTCTGTAACTTTTGTTTGATGGTTACAAGTTTTATTGATATGGATTAGTAAGGATTATTGTAATAGCCATGACAAGTCTCTCAAATCCATGCATTGTTTTATTTCCTCGTCAAGTCTCTCAAATCCATGCTGCTTCAAGCCTCACCAAGGAGTAAGTCATTTGGAACAGGCAATTGATCATCATCAGCTGCAACTGCAAGTGGATTCTAAAAGTATTGGGCCATTTGTTTCCTGattttgatttgtattttttattcaataaaaGTAACGGCCTGGGCATGCTTC encodes:
- the LOC106361780 gene encoding trihelix transcription factor ASIL2, whose product is MGDSEDETGYPKKFYPLNRQTHPMYTRPIPKRHAYYHEEEDDEEDQEDDVGVGGGGGYSHRERFQKRLKPTKPVPGYDFGSGASETKAEQEAFVVLEVWGDRFLQLGRRSLRNEDWNEVAEKVSEELRSERSETQCRRMVDNLKRKYKKEKVKVDKLGLGSSKWSFFNKMDMLLGGGGSSAKPEFGLACGVDSGEFVFMNTKVYLEKSNGFDEMMDSPGDSEEDDDEEEEVEYERRRKKGDDAASYKLLAESVERFGKVYEKMERSKKEQMKELEKMRGEFQRDLELQKKQIVERAQSEIARLREEEEENETHHDDDGGESEDEGMDNDSDVNLSD